CTTCGCTGTAAGGAATCTTAAATCTTGCGACACATTCATCTACGCTGTATTCCTGAATTTCGTCGACAAAGTCTGAAAAATCTTTTTTATCGATTTCCCAAAGGAAAGTTGAAATCGGGCGACCTTTATGAAGTGCCGACAAAGTGATGTCAGGTCCGACTGCGATAAAATGCTTTACGCGGTTGAGATTCAGTTCACTCTCGAGCGAGCCTTTTGTGTTATTGATAGATTCTTGAACGTAGCGTTGCAAATCATTGTAAGAACCTGTCTGATTTCTCATCTGCTGGTCGATTCTTACTGTTCCGATCCTAAGGCTGTGGACGCCCGCCATCTTGCCGTCAGACATCATCATAATTTCTGTCGTACTTCCGCCTACCACAAGTATCACAGTGTCGTCTTTTTTAAATCCTACAGGTTGGTCTTTTATACATTCAGATACAGCCAGATACATCAGTTTATTTTCTTCAATTCCGTCTACAATTCTGATTTTAAATCCTGTCTGAACAAGTACCCTGTCCATAATCGGGTCGCAGTTTTTTGCATCGCGGAACGCACTTGAAGCGATACATGTACATTCACCTGGAGAAATTCCCCACGAAGCAAGTTGCTCACGGTAACGCAAAAAAATCTGAATAAGTTGATTTTGGGTTTCCTGACTTATGACTGTGCTGGTAAATACGTCTTTCCCTATTGCTAAAGGTCTGTCAGAACGATCGAGGATATTTTGTTTTCCGTCGTTTGAATACTCGGCTACAAGGAGGCGCACCCCTGTTGAACCGATTTCAATGACTGATTCCGGGGTTGCCATTGTAATCTCCTAAAGTTTATCAATAAGCATAGAACATTTACCGCTTGGAATCGGCAACGTCTTTTTCTTCTGGTCAAGAATGTTGATGGTAAAGTAGTAAAGTTTTTCGCTTTCCATCTGAATTTCCCAGCCACGCGAACTCTTGTTAGAGAGAATTGTAATCAAGTTGCGTTTGAGTGAAAGATTTTCAATTCCCATAATTTCGAGGTTTGGAATAATCCAGTCCACAGTCTTGCGCGGCAAACTGATTGAAAGCCCTATCACATTTTCAATCATCAATGCGATTGTCGAAAGCCCTACAGTGAGCAGATAACGTGGACGTGCATAATCAGATTCATTCATTTTAGCTTTACCCTCCTTGTTTGGAAGATAAGCTTCAAACAAATCGCCGGGCTCTTTATTTTCGTTAGGCATCAGTCCTTCAAGTACATAATAAAGATGACGGATTGCACATTCGCGAGCAAGCTCATAGCGTGCGTATTTTTCAAGCCCTTTGATTACCATAAAGTTAAAAGCAGGCATTACGCTTCCACAAAATCCCATACCTTCTTCACTGAAATTTTCGTCATCAGCGCTGAGAGTCGGGAACGGATGTTCAGTTCCGAATGTTTTTGGGTTGTTTAGATGAGCAACAAGCAAATCGGCTTTATCTGCATTTGGAATCTCTGCGAGCATTGTCCAATATCCGGCGATAGTTTTTAGATTCAAGCGCTTTTCGTCTTTGTCTAAATCATAATAAAACCCTGAATCATTATCCCACATCAAAGCATTGATTTTTGTTTTAAGCGCAAAATACATTTTTCTGTACTGAAAACTTATATCTTTATCGTTCAAAATATCTCCCAATGCGGACATATATGATGCATTGATTGCCATACAAGCATTGAAGTCAACCGGATAAAATACATTTTCGCGCGGCGAATTTATCATAGATGTGGCGGAAATTGGAACCGAATAAAGCCCGTTTTCCTGTTTAAAAGAATCGTCGATCCATTTCATATATTTTTGAAGCGCAGGCATCACGTCTTTGATTCTTTTTTTGTTTGCTGACTTGTGGAAAAGATTGAATTCAGCAGGGGCAAATAATGGCAGTCCAATTCCTTCAGGATTATCTTTGTCAAGAATAGGCGTGTCTGTTTTTACATCGTATTTCCAGCGTATTGCACCGGACTCTTCCTGCCTTTCGTAAAAATAATCGATATTTTTGCATGCATCAAAATTTCTGTTTGAATATACCAAAAAATAAGAGGAAACAATTGATTCAAATTGATTTATCACCAACTGCCCGTCATTCGGATAAATAAATAAGCCCTCTGAATCCTGCTCTCCGGTTTTTGGATTTATCCAAAATGGTGAAACCCAGCACCATGTTTTGTTATAGATATCTACAAAATCCTGATCATAAAAATGGATTTTTGGAAAATCGTGCTTATTCACAAAAACTCCTAAATATAAATTACGTTAAATTCAAAATGTGCGTCTATAATATCTAATATATCACATTTTTCTCAAAAAAGTTGAAAAATATTTCAAAATTTATTTAAATCTGTTAAAGTATCTTAAATGTCAAAAATAAAAAAGGCTCTCGCTCTATTTTTTTTAATTTTTTTCGCTTTTTTTTTGTACGCAGCTCCTGCAGATTTTTTGCAAGAATACACTCTTGAAAACGGTCTTAAAGTCTTCCTTTTAGAAAACAATTCCGATGCGTTAGTCCACGTTGAATACATTTGCCGTGCAGGTTTTTCTGCACAGACTCAGGAAACATGCGGATTTTATAAACTATTTACGCGCCTGGTTCAAGCAGCAAATCAATCGCTCAATTTCGCAGATGTTCAGTGCTATGCAGATTCATCACGATATGTTCTAAAAATAAGTCCAGCTGAGACAGAGAGCACTCTTGAAACGCTTTCAACCGCATTTTTACAGCCGGAATTTTCTGATGAACTTCTTTCACATGAATTAAACACTCTTAAAGCGGAAGTTCAGTCAAACGCAAACGAAATGTCAACATTTATAAACGCCGCAATAGACTCTCGAGTATTTTCTGGTTCTCCATGGAAACACGACTCTGGAATCTATCCTCCTCTGTTCAAAAAAACAACAGAAAAGACTGCTCGTAACATAATCAAAGACATTTCTGACAGATGGTATATCCCAAAAAACAGCGCTTTATTTATCAGCGGAAATATAAACAGCGAAAAACTTCTTATCACAATAAAAGATACTTTTGGCCGCTTTTATTCCCCATTCAATACTCCTGTTCAAAAATCAAGCGCGCCGGTAAACAGCCACAGAAAATATGTGCTTCATTCAAAAGAACTTTCAAAAGAGCTGACTCAAGTTGTTGTCCAGTACACAATGCTCAATATGGAGCAGGCTGATTTGATGGCTGCAGTTCTCGATAACGATTATTCGACTTTCAAGCAACGGCTTTCATCTTACTCGGAATTGAATATCGCGGGAAATGAATATATAAATGTTTCAGCTGCCCACAAAAAAGACAGCTCTCGCTTAATCATTCAGACTTTGATTCAGCCGCCTGAAGACAAAAAAAACAAACTCTCTTCACTTCAACAGGTACAAAAATTTTTAGACGATGTAAAAAACGTGCCTTTAACAACAACAGACGCAGAATTCCAGTATGCAAAAAATCAGCTTTCACATAGTTTTAATTACATCGATTCTAGTCCACAGAGTTTTATGAATAATATTGCGTCTTTTTGGGCAATTCAGCAGTACACTCC
The DNA window shown above is from Treponema sp. Marseille-Q3903 and carries:
- a CDS encoding HD domain-containing protein, with the translated sequence MATPESVIEIGSTGVRLLVAEYSNDGKQNILDRSDRPLAIGKDVFTSTVISQETQNQLIQIFLRYREQLASWGISPGECTCIASSAFRDAKNCDPIMDRVLVQTGFKIRIVDGIEENKLMYLAVSECIKDQPVGFKKDDTVILVVGGSTTEIMMMSDGKMAGVHSLRIGTVRIDQQMRNQTGSYNDLQRYVQESINNTKGSLESELNLNRVKHFIAVGPDITLSALHKGRPISTFLWEIDKKDFSDFVDEIQEYSVDECVARFKIPYSEAENLHVSLLIYNLFLNFTKAEKLLVPETNIRNGLILSQHSVENDELQREFKMQITASARGLLRKYHGDEKHAECVRIIATKIYDALKDEVVLEEHARLLLEIAAILHDIGSFIRYQNHNIHSNYIIRNSEIFGLSKKDITIVSEIAKYHKGNSIPQDEDSFLMLPRSDRMTILKLTAILRIADAMDRGHIQKFSDFSIKIQQDSMIIHTKNSENTVLEKIALNEKAGMFESVFGYKVILL
- a CDS encoding trehalase family glycosidase, yielding MNKHDFPKIHFYDQDFVDIYNKTWCWVSPFWINPKTGEQDSEGLFIYPNDGQLVINQFESIVSSYFLVYSNRNFDACKNIDYFYERQEESGAIRWKYDVKTDTPILDKDNPEGIGLPLFAPAEFNLFHKSANKKRIKDVMPALQKYMKWIDDSFKQENGLYSVPISATSMINSPRENVFYPVDFNACMAINASYMSALGDILNDKDISFQYRKMYFALKTKINALMWDNDSGFYYDLDKDEKRLNLKTIAGYWTMLAEIPNADKADLLVAHLNNPKTFGTEHPFPTLSADDENFSEEGMGFCGSVMPAFNFMVIKGLEKYARYELARECAIRHLYYVLEGLMPNENKEPGDLFEAYLPNKEGKAKMNESDYARPRYLLTVGLSTIALMIENVIGLSISLPRKTVDWIIPNLEIMGIENLSLKRNLITILSNKSSRGWEIQMESEKLYYFTINILDQKKKTLPIPSGKCSMLIDKL